From a single Fusarium fujikuroi IMI 58289 draft genome, chromosome FFUJ_chr03 genomic region:
- a CDS encoding probable neutral amino acid permease translates to MTSSITPAASTASKNKDKPQGPQDNNIFSAPIAHDDDSTSEKMVGEVTEFEKRKILDGKAKFSRLGWKRLTIVLIVQAVALGSLSIPGAFATLGMVAGVICSIGIGLIAIYTSYIVGQVKVRYPHVEHYPAAGGLMFGRWGAEAFGVMVTLQLLLLTASHCLTGTIAFATLTESNICSLVWGVISAVLLLLLAVPPSFAEVAILGYIDFASIIAAIGVTIIATGIRASDAPEPANWSAWPKPDVTFAQAFIALCNIFFAYSFSISQFSFMDEMHTPTDYMKAIWTLGGIEIVIYTLTGALIYSFVGIDVKSPALLSAGHTVAKVAFGVALPVIFISGSINTTVAVRYIHGRIYENSIAKYINTPKGWISWLLLISIFTWIGFVIAEAIPFFSDLIAITSSLLNSGFTLYWPAVMWFMLLREGKWYSKKNILPSVVNAIIFIMGLVFLVAGTYSAVIDIIDQYDHGTVKNAFTCAPLG, encoded by the exons ATGACCTCCTCCATCACCCCCGCGGCCTCCACCGCCAGCAaaaacaaggacaagcccCAGGGCCCTCAGGACAACAACATCTTCTCCGCCCCCATCGCCCATGATGACGATTCCACCAGCGAGAAAATGGTCGGCGAAGTGACCGAGttcgagaagcgcaagatcCTCGACGGCAAGGCCAAGTTCAGCCGTCTCGGCTGGAAGCGCCTCACCATCGTTCTCATCGTCCAGGCCGTCGCGCTCGGCTCGCTCTCCATCCCCGGCGCCTTTGCGACGCTGGGCATGGTCGCGGGCGTTATCTGCTCGATTGGCATTGGGCTCATTGCGATTTACACGTCGTATATCGTTGGGCAGGTCAAGGTTAGGTATCCACATGTCGAGCACTACCCTGCTGCGGGAGGACTCATGTTTGGACGTTGGGGTGCTGAGGCTTTTGGTGTCATGGTTACGCTTCAGTTGTTGCTCCTCACGGCGTCGCATTGCTTGACGGGGACTATTGCCTTTGCGACTTTGACTGAGAGTAATATCTGCAGTCTTGTCTGGGGCGTCATCTCTGCTgtcctgctgctgcttcttgctgTGCCTCCTAGTTTCGCAGAGGTGGCTATTCTGGGCTATATCGATTTCGCTTCGATTATTGCAGCTATCGGAGTCACCATCATCGCGACTGGTATTCGAGCATCTGATGCACCTGAACCGGCCAATTGGTCCGCCTGGCCCAAGCCTGATGTCACGTTTGCTCAGGCCTTTATTGCGCTTTGCAACATCTTCTTCGCCTACAGCTTCTCTATCTCGCAGTTCAGCTTCATGGATGAAATGCACACGCCTACCGACTACATGAAGGCTATTTGGACGCTCGGTGGTATCGAAATTGTTATCTATACCCTCACCGGCGCTCTCATCTACTCCTTCGTTGGTATCGATGTCAAATCTCCAGCTCTTTTATCTGCAGGCCACACTGTTGCCAAGGTTGCCTTTGGCGTCGCCTTGCCAGTTATTTTCATCAGCGGCTCGATCAACACGACTGTCGCTGTGCGCTATATCCACGGCCGCATCTATGAGAATTCCATTGCCAAGTATATCAACACCCCTAAGGGCTGGATCTCTTGGCTCCtgctcatcagcatcttcacCTGGATCGGTTTCGTTATCGCCGAGGCTATTCCCTTCTTCAGCGACTTGATTGCCATCACATCTAGTTTGCTGAACTCAGGCTTCACCCTGTACTGGCCTGCAGTAATGTGGTTCATGCTTTTGAGAGAAGGTAAATGGTacagcaagaagaacatccTTCCCAGCGTTGTCaacgccatcatcttcatcatgggtcTTGTCTTCTTGGTAGCGGGAACCTACTCCGCCGTCATCGATATT ATCGACCAGTATGACCACGGAACTGTCAAGAACGCTTTCACGTGTGCTCCTCTTGGCTAA
- a CDS encoding related to fructosyl amino acid oxidase, translating to MTSRTPASKNEPIVIVGAGVFGLSTALELKKRGYQYVTVLDRYLPPVIDGSSVDISRVIRVEYADPFYGKMATEALDGWTGQYSQHYHQSGFVMLTDAGGNSFVEQSKESNKTLGGTLEEYENAHDIRKQFPAVQSQLDGKKAYFNKTGGWADAESSIQQLATECSLAGVSFITGPRGRALSLRYSDKKVTGVNVAEGDTIPAAQVIIATGAWSNRLLPISHASSGSGQPVGFIRLTPHEAERLKDMPVIINLSTGVFVFPPTPKTHILKIARHGYGWATEVEVKDPLGQTRMVSSPKRDENNATTNYLPADALQALREGLQDLVPEVADREWLRTRLCWYSDTPEGDFIVDHHPVREGLFLATGGAGHAFKFLPVLGRYVVDCFENKAPKELRHKWRLRAPTGQDMVKQGDGSRGGPPLRKLTRAEQSKL from the exons atgacttctAGAACGCCTGCATCAAAGAACGAGCCCATCGTCATCGTGGGCGCTGGTGTCTTTGGCCTTTCAACTGCTCTTGAACTTAAGAAGAGAGGTTATCAATACGTCACAGTGCTCGATCGATATCTACCACCTGTGATAGACGGAAGTAGTGTTGATATCTCACGTGTTATTCGCGTGGAATATGCTGATCCTTTCTACGGCAAAATGGCGACTGAAGCCCTCGACGGCTGGACGGGTCAATATTCACAGCACTACCACCAGTCCGGCTTTGTGATGCTCACTGATGCTGGTGGGAACTCGTTTGTTGAGCAGAGTAAAGAGTCGAACAAGACTCTGGGCGGGACACTGGAGGAGTATGAGAATGCACACGATATCCGAAAACAATTTCCTGCGGTCCAGTCTCAGCTTGATGGCAAGAAGGCGTACTTCAACAAGACTGGTGGTTGGGCAGATGCCGAGTCTAGTATACAGCAACTAGCTACCGAGTGTTCTCTTGCTGGTGTGTCGTTCATCACAGGCCCTAGAGGGAGAGCTTTATCTCTACGTTACAGCGACAAGAAAGTCACGGGTGTCAACGTTGCCGAAGGTGACACTATCCCTGCCGCACAGGTCATTATAGCCACCGGAGCGTGGTCAAACAGACTCCTCCCAATCAGCCATGCCTCATCTGGTTCCGGACAGCCAGTTGGCTTTATTCGTCTCACCCCCCATGAAGCAGAGAGACTCAAGGACATgcccgtcatcatcaatctcagCACAGGAGTCTTTGTATTTCCTCCCACGCCAAAGACACATATTCTCAAGATTGCTCGTCACGGTTACGGATGGGCTACTGAGGTTGAAGTCAAAGATCCTCTCGGGCAAACTCGAATGGTATCATCTCCTAAACGAGACGAAAACAACGCAACAACCAATTATTTACCAGCAGATGCATTGCAAGCTCTTCGTGAGGGACTGCAAGATCTTGTACCAGAGGTTGCCGACCGGGAGTGGTTGAGAACACGACTTTGTTGGTACTCTGATACACCTGAGGGAGACTTTATCGTGGATCATCATCCCGTGCGCGAGGGTCTTTTCCTTGCTACTGGTGGTGCTGGACA CGCTTTCAAATTTCTCCCTGTGCTTGGAAGATATGTTGTTGATTGTTTTGAAAACAAGGCTCCCAAGGAGCTTCGACACAAGTGGAGGCTACGAGCGCCAACTGGACAGGACATGGTGAAGCAGGGTGATGGTAGTCGGGGCGGTCCTCCTTTGAGGAAGTTGACAAGAGCTGAGCAGTCCAAGCTGTGA
- a CDS encoding probable parvulin (peptidylprolyl isomerase) — translation MADTGLPPGWEVRHSNSKNLPYYFNSAEKLSRWEPPSGTDTEKLKHYMATNHSAGSRPGAVAGVPEGKIRAAHLLVKHRDSRRPSSWREAEITRTKEEALEIIQDHEQKIKSGSITLGELALTESDCSSARKRGDLGYFGKGDMQKEFEDASFGLQPGQMSGIVETASGLHLIERLE, via the exons ATG GCTGACACTGGTCTTCCTCCGGGCTGGGAGGTCCGAcactccaactccaagaaCCTCCCCTACTACTTCAACTCTGCCGAGAAGCTCTCACGATGGGAACCTCCCTCTGGCACCGACACCGAGAAGCTTAAGCATTACATGGCTACTAACCACAGTGCTGGCTCTCGTCCTGGTGCCGTCGCTGGTGTTCCCGAGGGCAAGATCCGCGCTGCTCATCTACTAGTCAAGCACCGCGACAGCCGACGACCCAGCAGCTGGAGAGAG GCTGAGATCACGcgcaccaaggaggaggccCTTGAGATCATCCAGGACCACGAGCAAAAGATCAAGTCTGGTAGTATCACACTTGGTGAGCTCGCTCTCACCGAATCCGACTGCTCTTCTGCCCGTAAGCGAGGCGACCTCGGATACTTTGGCAAGGGAGACATGCAGAAGGAGTTTGAAGATGCTTCCTTTGGCCTCCAACCTGGCCAGATGAGCGGAATTGTGGAGACAGCTAGCGGCCTTCACTTGATTGAGCG CCTTGAATAA
- a CDS encoding related to DNA-directed RNA polymerase II chain RPB9, giving the protein MATPQSTTSYEGADGDKKLEQITFRFCSECSNMLYPKEDEDAHKLQFTCRTCQYTEDAKSTCVFRNVLNTSAGETAGVTQDVGSDPTVSHLPPVLCYGCGGVILCTSCGQPDCQMVVSNEKVSQPITGMCQFTLPWEDPFADYDEEMMDEDYDDTRTESDDFLSDASEEFLEEISMCYDSSMKCES; this is encoded by the coding sequence ATGGCTACCCCCCAATCCACCACCTCTTACGAGGGCGCCGACGgcgacaagaagctcgagcAGATCACCTTCCGATTCTGCTCCGAATGCTCAAACATGCTTTATCCcaaggaggacgaggatgctCACAAGCTTCAGTTTACCTGCCGAACTTGCCAGTACACCGAGGACGCCAAGTCTACCTGTGTCTTCCGCAACGTCCTCAACACCTCGGCCGGTGAGACCGCCGGTGTCACCCAGGATGTTGGCTCCGATCCAACGGTTAGTCATCTTCCACCTGTTCTCTGTTACGGTTGTGGCGGAGTCATCTTGTGCACCTCTTGCGGCCAGCCCGATTGCCAAATGGTCGTCTCCAACGAGAAAGTCAGTCAGCCCATCACGGGCATGTGCCAGTTCACCTTGCCATGGGAGGACCCTTTCGCCGACTACgacgaggagatgatggacgaGGACTACGATGACACAAGGACCGAGTCTGATGACTTCCTCTCCGATGCCAGTGAAGAATTCCTCGAAGAGATCTCCATGTGCTATGATTCGTCCATGAAATGTGAATCAtga